AATCAGTTTGGGTTTccccctccttcaggaagccttcccaccCCAGGCCGAGCCAGTGGCCGCTCCAGGCTCCCACTGAACCCCAGCCTTTCCTTAATATAGTTTCTCAAGCAGGCCTGTGGCCAGAGTTTCCCAGTGTCCAGCACCCGGCCTGGCCCTGTGGGCAAAGTGCTTCCTGGCAGTCGGCCTGCAGGGAGACTGTGCgaggggctgggccctggccaTCAGTGACCTAGGGAGGGGGGAGAAGTCCAGCCTCGGGAGTGGAAACCTGTTCAAATCCTGAGGCTGCCTGTGACCTGCTCGGCCCTTAGCTTGTAGCCTGGCCCAAAGGGCCCTCCTCCAAACTCTTGTTCTCTAcccacccaccctcttcccctccgAGGCAGGACTCCATAGCCTGGTGCGGATGCAAAgactgtgccctgcccaggggctGCCCCGCTGAGAGGCTTGACCTAGAGGCTCTGCCTCCACCTTAAAGAAGGGGCGCCTTTCTCTAATTTTTGCGCTGCTCGCACAGGGGCTCAGCACGCTGGGGGCTTCTCGGCTGTGGGCTGGAGTGGCAGTGGGTGGCGGGTGGGCTGCTGGCCTGCGGggaagtggaggggggagggagggaggcgctgattagctgctgctgctgcagcaaaagatgaagagagaaagcTCAGGCTGGAGGGCAAGATCTGACCTTGCTGGACTCCGCGAGCCTGTTCGGGGCTGCCCCTGAGGCCTGAATCCTGGTGTCACCCTGCCTAGTGTGCAGTCTGGTGTCTCCACCCCTCAGCTGTTGACCCAGGTCAAGTTAGCGCACTTCCAGGAGCCTCGGCGGCCCCTCTCTGGCGCAGGGAGAATAACGCCAAACCTCTTGAGTCCGCTCACTCAAGCCTACTCCGGACCCTGCCGAGTTCTAGGGTATGGTGAGGATCAAATGATGCACACAGCGAGGAGCCAGGGAATCCCAGCTACTCTTCCTATTAGGCTGCctattaaatgtttgttgaatgagttcCATCAGGGACCCCCCTCTGGTTTGCAAGTGCTGGGTGCATCTAGGGAGGGGCTGAGGCTTTTGCCCCTGCTGGCTTTAAAGtgtcctctcccttcctgccccttcccgcccccctactaaccccccaccccactctggcAAGCAGCAGTGAGGGGCCCTCCTGGCCCCCAAGGGGTCATGGTCATTCGGTCACTGTGCTGGATAGATAtcctggcaggggaggggagagagaaccaAGTGACCCAAGTCTGCACCTCGGTTCACCACCACTGATTATCTGCGGTTCTCTGGACTCTGCCCTCTCCGAACTCCACCTCCCCCACTGGccttgccccagccccagcctcagcctcaggGACAAGGGGCTTTCCTGCCTGCGGGCAGGCCTCTTCCTAGATTCCCTCCTGATATCCTCCCTGTCTCCCAGGCCTGCTGCCCCTGTGTCACCGCTGCCATGCCCCCGCAGCAGCTCTTCCGCGCACTGGTGTCCGCGCAGTGGGTGGCGGAGGCACTGCGGGCCCCACGCGCCGGGCAGCCCCTCCAGCTACTGGACGCCTCCTGGTATCTGCCCAAGCTGGGCCGTGACGCGCGCCGTGAGTTCGAGGAGCGGCACATCCCGGGCGCCTCCTTTTTTGACCTCGACCAATGCAGTGACCGCACGTCGCCCTATGACCACATGCTGCCCAGCGCGGCGCACTTCGCGGAGTACGTGGGCAACCTGGGCGTGGGTGCCGCCACCCACGTTGTGGTTTACGACGCCAGTGACCAGGGCCTCTACTCTGCGCCACGTGTCTGGTGGATGTTCCGCGCCTTCGGCCACCACGCAGTGTCCTTGCTTGATGGTGGCTTCCGCAACTGGCTGCGCCAGGGCCTCCCGCTGAGCTCTGGCAAGAGCCGCGCAGTGCCCAACCAGTTCCGAGCCACGCTGGACCCCACCTTTGTCAAGACGTACGAGGACATCAAGGAGAACATCGAATCCCGGTGCTTCCAGGTGGTGGACGCCCGCGCTGCCGGCCGGTTCCGGGGTACCGAGCCTGAGCCCCGAGATGGTAACAGACTGGCCAGAGGGCCTGGGGGGGACCCTGGGGCCGCGGTCAGGCACACCCTGGGTACTGCCCTTGATTTTAAAGGACACTGCACAGGGTTGGGGGCCCAAGGTTTGGTTTCCAGTCACTCACTCTCTGAGCCCTGCTGGCTTTATTCCTCAAGTTGGGAGCTATAATACTTGCCCCCCCATACTTGGGGCAATGACTACCCAAAATTTGTTGGGAACCCAGGGTGCCCTGTATATGTGTGAGAACCCCCAAAGCCTCAGCCCAATACTATGAGTGTAGGGGTCACTGCAGAATAGGAGGGGTGGTGGGCTAGGGAGACGCCCCAAAGAGATGGGGCTAATGCAGTCTGCACCATCCCTGAGGGTGATGGAgtccaggaagaggaggaggcagaggccttGGAGGAAAGGGAATCCCTCAGAGGGGCCAAAGCTGgcggagggcaggggagggggccactAAATAGAGGTGGCTGCCCCGGGTTGGGGCAGAAACTGAGTTGAAAGGGCTGCTGCCTGAGGGTGAGGCAGGGCCTTCTGTGTGAGGCTCAATTCTCCAGGCAAGAAGCCTGCAGGGAAGCCCCGTATGAGGCAGAGAAGGGTCTCCACAAGGCAGGCGAGTCAGCAGCCACTTGGTGTGAGCTTTTTAATGATCCCTCAAGGTGTCTGCTGTCCtgtagaggaggaaatggaacagTAGAGTGGCCACGTTGCCTAGGTGTCAGGAAGCCACCCGGCCAGGAGCTGAACTCCTGGAGCCCATACATGTAATGTCTGCATGTAACGTCAGTGATTCCCCAGCCACTTCTCCTGTGCCTGCTTCATGGAGGGTGTCAGGAActtgccacctcctccaggaagctctccCTGAATAGCACCCCCAGGTCCCCAAATCAGGGTTGGAGCTTCTCTGCGCTGGCAAAGCCGCTTGGGCTCACCCTGTCCTGGCTCTGTTTTGGGTGGCCCGAGGGCAAGGCTCTCCTGGTTCCGAGTGCACCCTGAAGCTCACCCAGGAGCTGGCAGAGAGTCAATGACTCAGAGAGGTTTGGTAAATTCAGAAGGTCCCTGCCACACAGAACCCTGCCGAGCAACGTTGACTTTCAGTCAAACCATGTGAAAACTGCTGGCACCCCACCATTTTTAAACTACATAAGTGGCAATGTCGTGCATTTCAGCTTAACACAGGATGCCACCTTGACCCTTTTGGGTCCATCAGTTTAGCCCCCAGGGAGTGAAGCAACATAGGATGGTgagccagagccagagcaggGTTCAGAGCCCTGCCCCAGACTGCGCTGGCTGCGTGACACCTGGCCAGCAGGTCCCCTAATCTCCAAACTGTAACTTCTGCATGTGTAAGGTGGCAGCAGAGCATGGGACTTAAAGGACGTGGTCAGCATCAGATGGCACATGGCAGCAAGGGTGTAAAGCACTCGGCTCCGGGTCAGCCCGCACGGCGTGTGCGCGCAAGAAATGGGCAGTGATATAACTAGCACACGCCTCTCTGGTTGTCCTGCCTCCCTCAGTCCCACCTGCTGCTCTGGGAAATAGGCGACAATGACACACACCTAGCAAGTCCGTTGTCACATTGGACCGAGCTTGTATGCGCAGGGCTCCTGATGTGATGTCACCAGTGCAGGACGTCACTTCACATCATTGCCACTCCACCTCCGAGACCTGGCCAAGTGCGCCTGTGATTGGCCACAGGGTTCCCGCAGGGAGGGGAAGCCTGCTTTGCTGGGTGGGGCTGAAGGCGAGGGGTCAGTCCCGCTCTGGCAGGAGCCGACCTGGGCTGAGAGCTTGCTCTGCTGCTTTGCTCCGGGCTGGTCTCTTGGTGCTGTCTCCCACTGACCCCGCTTTCTGCATCTGTTACGTGGAATTGGGTGACACATCCCAACCTCACCATGGATTCGAGTGCTGGCTCCACGTGAAGTCCTGAAAAGAGGCAGTGACGTGGGTCAGCAGCTCCCTGTAGGACTGTCACCCCACTGCAggggggaaacagaggcagaagCCACCCTAGAGGCCAAGTGGCTGTTGGGTTTATTTTGTTGCAAACATCAGCCCTTGATGTGAAAATGGGAATATTAGCAACACCAGCCTAAGAGGAGGCGGTTAGGACAAAATGACCAGTGGCGAAAGCGAAACTCGTGCTTGGGAGCCCTGGGAGCTTTTGGAGGTGCGGGTGAAGGGACCGCCCTCTCAATGAATGGTTGTCTAGCTTTGCCCGGGTTCTTCCTGCTAGAATCCAAATAATCTTTGGAAAACAGAAGTCTGGTTTCTAACACGGTCATGTCAGGACTCTAAGGCTTAATCCAGGCCTGCTA
This DNA window, taken from Desmodus rotundus isolate HL8 chromosome 3, HLdesRot8A.1, whole genome shotgun sequence, encodes the following:
- the MPST gene encoding 3-mercaptopyruvate sulfurtransferase isoform X2; this translates as MPPQQLFRALVSAQWVAEALRAPRAGQPLQLLDASWYLPKLGRDARREFEERHIPGASFFDLDQCSDRTSPYDHMLPSAAHFAEYVGNLGVGAATHVVVYDASDQGLYSAPRVWWMFRAFGHHAVSLLDGGFRNWLRQGLPLSSGKSRAVPNQFRATLDPTFVKTYEDIKENIESRCFQVVDARAAGRFRGTEPEPRDGIEPGHIPGTVNIPFMDFLTNEGLEKSPEEIRRLFQDRMVDLAQPLVATCGSGVTACHVALGAYLCGKPDVAIYDGSWVEWYMRAQPEEVISEGQGKTR
- the MPST gene encoding 3-mercaptopyruvate sulfurtransferase isoform X1 gives rise to the protein MATGAGRGQLAAGPMAEPGVREPETGACCPCVTAAMPPQQLFRALVSAQWVAEALRAPRAGQPLQLLDASWYLPKLGRDARREFEERHIPGASFFDLDQCSDRTSPYDHMLPSAAHFAEYVGNLGVGAATHVVVYDASDQGLYSAPRVWWMFRAFGHHAVSLLDGGFRNWLRQGLPLSSGKSRAVPNQFRATLDPTFVKTYEDIKENIESRCFQVVDARAAGRFRGTEPEPRDGIEPGHIPGTVNIPFMDFLTNEGLEKSPEEIRRLFQDRMVDLAQPLVATCGSGVTACHVALGAYLCGKPDVAIYDGSWVEWYMRAQPEEVISEGQGKTR